A part of Synchiropus splendidus isolate RoL2022-P1 chromosome 19, RoL_Sspl_1.0, whole genome shotgun sequence genomic DNA contains:
- the tmem11 gene encoding transmembrane protein 11, mitochondrial, which produces MASLGRRRGVPVSRERGAMSATDCYIVHEIYNGENSQDQFEYELEQALEAQYKYIVIEPTRIGDETARWITVGNCLHKTAVLSGAACLLTPLSLPPEYSRYVALPAGALSVACAALYGISWQFDPCCKYQVEYDSQKLSRLPLHTLTSSTPVVLVRRDDIHRKRLHNTIALAALAYCAKKIYELYAV; this is translated from the exons atggcgtcGCTGGGAAGGAGGCGCGGTGTCCCAGTAAGCAGGGAGAG AGGTGCGATGTCGGCGACAGACTGCTACATCGTTCACGAGATCTACAACGGCGAGAATTCACAGGACCAGTTTGAGTATGAGCTGGAGCAGGCACTGGAGGCCCAGTACAAGTACATCGTCATCGAGCCGACGCGCATCGGGGACGAGACGGCCCGGTGGATCACGGTGGGCAACTGCCTGCACAAAACGGCCGTGCTGTCGGGCGCGGCCTGCCTCCTGACGCCGCTTTCGCTGCCTCCCGAGTACTCACGCTACGTGGCGTTGCCGGCTGGCGCCCTCAGCGTCGCCTGCGCCGCTCTCTATGGGATTTCATGGCAATTTGACCCCTGCTGCAAGTACCAGGTGGAGTACGACAGCCAAAAACTCTCACGGCTGCCCCTGCACAcgctcacctcctccacacccGTGGTGTTGGTGCGCAGGGATGACATCCACAGAAAGAGACTCCATAACACGATAGCGCTGGCTGCCCTGGCGTACTGCGCCAAGAAGATCTACGAACTCTACGCGGTATGA